Proteins from one Periplaneta americana isolate PAMFEO1 chromosome 6, P.americana_PAMFEO1_priV1, whole genome shotgun sequence genomic window:
- the LOC138701022 gene encoding uncharacterized protein → MSRHALLGVILLLVVLMVGCSAYNDDRPIYKWSPLWFSRYFRNAQLYKRGPPVDLGELQEAQDECIPENQRCGYWGLEVPCCNLAHCVMDHCVAVENLYAYNQGS, encoded by the exons ATGTCGCGGCACGCGCTCCTGGGCGTAATCCTGCTGCTGGTGGTGCTGATGGTGGGCTGCTCAGCATACAACGACGACCGACCCATCTACAAGTGGAGCCCACTGTGGTTCAGCAGATACTTCCGCAACGCGCAGCTCTACAAACGG GGACCGCCTGTGGACCTGGGCGAGCTGCAAGAGGCGCAGGACGAGTGCATTCCAGAGAACCAGCGCTGTGGCTACTGGGGCCTCGAGGTGCCTTGCTGCAACCTCGCACACTGCGTCATGGATCACTGCGTCGCTGTCGA